The DNA region AGAACGGCTGCGGTAGCAATCGGGATCGGGCATACCTGCCCGGATCAGAGCACCAGGTACGCCCGTTCCCACCAGGTTCGCGACCCGACCCCACGAACACAGAACGGCGCCCGCCCTCCCGATGGAGAGCGGGCGCCGTTCGGCGTCAGGAAGCGTCAGTGACCAGCGGGCACGTACGCGGCCTGGCCGGCCTGCACGATCGCCTCGGCCTCGGCGGCGTCGCCCCAGCCCTCGGCCTTGACCCACTTGTTCGGCTCGAGGTCCTTGTAGCGCTCGAAGAAGTGCGCGATCTCGGCCTTCGTCTGCTCGTCGACGTCCGAGATGTCCTGGATGTGCGTCCAGCGCGGGTCCTTCGCGGGGACCACGAGGACCTTCTCGTCCTTGCCGGCCTCGTCGCTCATCTTGAAGACGCCGACC from Curtobacterium sp. MCJR17_020 includes:
- a CDS encoding inorganic diphosphatase — its product is MAAYDVVVEIPKGSRNKYEVDHETGRVYLDRVLFTSFVYPTDYGFFEKTLADDGDPVDALLLLEFPTFPGVGVKVRPVGVFKMSDEAGKDEKVLVVPAKDPRWTHIQDISDVDEQTKAEIAHFFERYKDLEPNKWVKAEGWGDAAEAEAIVQAGQAAYVPAGH